The following nucleotide sequence is from Triticum dicoccoides isolate Atlit2015 ecotype Zavitan chromosome 7B, WEW_v2.0, whole genome shotgun sequence.
NNNNNNNNNNNNNNNNNNNNNNNNNNNNNNNNNNNNNNNNNNNNNNNNNNNNNNNNNNNNNNNNNNNNNNNNNNNNNNNNNNNNNNNNNNNNNNNNNNNNNNNNNNNNNNNNNNNNNNNNNNNNNNNNNNNNNNNNNNNNNNNNNNNNNNNNNNNNNNNNNNNGATTTGTGCCTTTGCTGCGCTACTTGCCCGCTCCAGGTGGGAATCTGATTGCGTCCGCACTGTCCTGTTCATCATCTTATATATATGGGCATTTGGTGTTGGTCTGATAGTTTTATGAATAAATGTTGATGTTGCAACCTGCGAGTGCTGATTTTAGATGATAGCTTTCTTATTTATTTGGCATAAAGCTGACTTAAAGGTACCCCAAAGCGACATGTAGAAGTGTGATTTATAATGTTTTGCAATGTCGTTGTGATTATTATGAACCAGCCTACAGGGTAGAAACCATCAAGTCAACGAAGAGTTCTACTCGTTGTTTAGGTCTGTTTCCAACAGCTGGTGTTGTTATTGCATAGCTGATTCATTTTACTTTTGCTCTTATTGACAGATCACTATATAATCCTCGTCCTACATCCACACGCTTGAAAGGCTTCATATATATTCATTTTAGCATGAAGCACAATCGATTAATTTTCGCCAATATTGGTCATGCTGGGGGATACATGTACCAGTATCCGCCAGAGTTTCCAATGTCCCACGATCTTGGGCTGAGTTTGGTAACACATCTCGGAAGATTGTTGGGGAGTTCTTTGCAACATCGCAGGGAGATCTGTTTTTCAGGAAATGTGAAGGCTCAGGAAGCATTCATCTGCCTCAGGAAGTTTGCCAGAGCTTTCTTCTTCTGGTTTTCTAGAGCGTATGACCCCAAGAGTCCCCACGGGTTTTCACATATAAAGCGAGTGACTTCTGGTGTGCAAAATTTGGTGGGATCGCAGTTTGCTTCTCTAAAAGAAGGGCATGCTGTACAGCTGTTGTTAGCCAGACTTGCACAGGCAACCGTTGGACGAATGTGGAATGACATTGAGCAGCAACATGCCAGCAATCTTCTTACTATGGCTGGTTTTGCTGCTATCGTACCACCATTTGAAAACATGTAGGCCTCAATACCAATTATTTGCCCATCATGTGCTCTACTTTCCCTTTTATATTTTTCTTTGCGTTCATGACTTCTCTATTGTATTTCTTGAAAATGCTTCTCTAATTTTATATTTGTATGAATGTTCAAGATCTCCGAAGATGCTTGCAGAGTTGATGGTGTTTGGGAATGTTGATGGTTATATCAACATGCCAGCAGATCAGTCTTGTTTGGACGGAAAACGCTTAAGTTGTTCTTCTGTTGCTGTGCCAACTACGATCTTTCAGGAAGACGCAGTTGAACCAAAAACTGGAATCAAGTTCCCTGCATTCCTTGAAGATGACTCCTGTCCAGCTACAACGGTATACACCCCTTATTTTTAGGATCTTCTTATGTCATACTGCAGAGTTGTTTCTTTAACTATGTAGAGTTAAGATTGGACATAAGTCTAGGATAAGTATTAAATCGACTAAGCAAGACACTTGGTTTACTCAGTTATTCCGTGGATGGGTTCATTTGAAAGTTCATTGATAACTAATGCTTCACTTCTCAATTTTCTAAGTCATTTGTCCTCCCTTGGTTTGTTGATGACTTCATGTGACAGTTCACTGAAAACTAAATTGCAGGTCCTCGTTGGGGTGGGTTTCAAAGGCATGAAAATAATGAGGGTCAAAAATTTGAACCTGTACGCTTTTGGTTTATGTAAGTAAACTGTTTGAAAAGTGATTAGGTTGTTTGTATCTATTTACCAGTAAAATTTGTTTGTCCGGCGTTCCTCTATTGATTACTGATGATACCATGCCCTCATAGATATGCAACCGAATACTATTTGCGAGAAGCTGGGTCCTAAGTATGCTTCAGTTCCGACCACCAATCTGAAGGATGACCCAGATTTCTATAATGATCTTCTGAGGTATGCTCTCCATTGATATGTCACTGACCCAGTGACACACTCATACATTCTCTGAAGTGCATAAGCTTAGCATGCGCTATTATGGCGTCACAAAATTATCTTGTCGAGCAAAGGTCATAAGGAATTAAGGATTCTTCTTTAAGCTGGATATATGTTATTGTGGTAGTTGGTTTCTGGTTGTACTGCATGTTGCTATCAGTTGGTATCTTGTTGTCAGGATTTCTGCTTGTACACTTTCATGGCAGCAGATGGTGCACATTTCACCCACATGTCCATAGATCACTAAATCCTCATAGGGAACATTTAGTGGTTGTTTATCTACTATGTGTTCATCATGGAAATATGATAAGAAAGTTAGGCCCTTTTTTATTCTACGGATTTCATAGCATTTGGTAGGATTCCAATCTGTAGAAAATTTTCCTGCACAGGCACTTTGGATCATAGGCGTTGGTTCCAGATTCCAATTTATTGGTTTCCTGTGCCCCAATTCATAGGAATTGCAACGTCCATTCCAAGTTTCCGACCTCTTTTTCCCACTCATTCTCGTAGGATCAATGCACTTTTCTCTTGTTGTATAGCTGAATGTTTGTTCCTACCATTTTCATGTGTTTTCAATTCTCTGTTTTGGACTTGCATTCTGTTAAAAGCCTGTGTTTTTCATTCTTGTAATCCAAAGTGGACCTTCATACTTCTTCTGCATTCTATGAACCTCTGGTTCTAATAACATATGTGTTGTCATTTTTCCAGGGAAAACCTTCATATCAGGCTTAGGTTGGTAGTCAACTACAAAGGCCTTAGCATTGGTGCAGTGAGAGAGTAAGTAGTATGATCTTATTTTGCTGGCATGAATCTCTTACCCATATCTATCATGTACTCCAGACTGAACTGGCATTCCTTTTATTCGTTGCAGTGTATTCGAGAAGTCACTTGGCCTGCGTTTGCGAAAGGTCCTTGCTGTTTCAGATGCCACTTCACTTCTCTTACTAGTCCTATAGACTTATGTGAGATTTTGCATTTTACAGATAAATCCCAACACTGACTATCATTGCTTGAAGACCTTTGCTTCTTACTTCACTAAAGATATCCCTATACCTGCTGTAAGGCTCAACACACTAGTTTGTAGTCGGTAACTTTCAGACTTTAGTCGTTAAATTAATGCTATTTGCAGGGCACAAAGATCGACTTCTGCCAAACGTCCGACGGTCAGCTAATAACAGAAAGTAAGTACCTCAGGCCGTGGCTGCTGAGTCAGATTTATTTGTTTCGTGGTGTTCTCTATGTAATATTGAGTGTATCTTATGTTTGTTTGCAGTTGATGGCAGGCAGATCAGTGCTGTTGAGAGCAAAGACCTTTGCAGTAAGTATATATTTCCCTAGTCAAAATTTTGGTATCTACCATTATTTGCACCCTCAGTGTCTCCACTTTGAACATTCACAAGTAATATGTTGCACCTGAAGAAGTGCTTCTTCCTATGCTAAGGCAACTTGGTGATACTGTATATGTTTGCTGCTTGTAATTTTGAAGCAAGTCATTTTCTACGTGCAGGGGCTTTCTTCGACATGTACATCGGCGATTCGCCCGTATCGTTAGAGGCCAAAAGGGAAGTCGCCCGGAACGTCGCCGGACTCATGGGAAGATGCGGCGGATGAAAGAGGGCCGGTGGGTCAGAGAATTCTTTTGTTCTTCCGTTACAGCATGTGGATAGGAGGAAACTAGGCGAGAATCGTTGCGTGTACATACGCTGAGAGATCTGGTAACCTGTAAAGTGGAAAGGGCGATGTTGTATTGTTGTAATACACACACATGGGAGATGCGCATCTGCCTGCTGTGCAAGGGGCCTCCGTCCCCATTAGGATGGAGCTCTTTCCTTTTTGTAGATGAGAGGAGTTGAGGATGCTTCTCCCATGATGAAAGAAAATATACAAGCCTGCAAGTCTTTTCGTTGGTGCCGTGAGAAATGTTCCattcttaggccttgtacaatgcaaggtccTTAGGGAAGGTGCTTAGGGCATCTCCATTGCAGGGGTGCTTGTGTAGAcgcttaaaaaataaaaaaaatattaatTATGGAACTGGCGTCCGTGTGAGAGTCTGTTCCTACAACGCAGGGCTCTTTGTTTTAGCGCTAACAGAATTAGTTTCCTATGTAAAAAATAATCTCTAGTGTTGGTTAAAATCGCTCGTACTGAAGAAAAGGGATTGGGCGTGGCATCTGGCATCGATGCCAGCCAAAAACCTGGCATCGGATGGGATTTAGAGAAAACGGCAAGGATTTAATCCCTGGCGCATGGGCTAGGCGCCCCCATCGTAGATGCCTTTAGAGAAATAAACCAGCCTTTTTTTAATCACTGGTGCTTATTTGTAAAGGATAGACGTTTAACTAAGCGTCTTTTCTGTAGAAATAgacaccggtgcttcagaaaaactcGGTTTATTTGTCTAAGCACCTCCCTAAGCATCTTCCATTGTATAAGGCCTTAAAAATCAGAGCTGGACATGGAGTTTCTAATCTTGAGCTCAAATGCTCCCAGATAAACAGTAAATTTGCAAATAAATTAGaaaaaattcaaaagaatttgaatttttttggtgACAAACCTTAAGGAATGTTTGGAGTGCATGCAAAAATTCATCACGAAATCACATCAGTGCAAGGTGTGGTAAAAAATATATTTGATGCTCTGAAAATGTTACTTTCaaacgtactccctccatttctttttcgTCTGCATATAAAATCtgaccaaagtcaaactttgtcaacTTTGACTAAGAAATGGAGTATTTTAGAGCTGTCATTTTTTTCCACGATTTCCTCCAATAATGTGATTTCGTGATGAAAATTTGCATGCACTGAAATTTTTTCTTAAAGTTTGCCATAAAAAAGTCAGAATTTTTTGTTTATTCTATTTTTTTCAATTCCACTGTTCACCGCAGGAGTATTTGAGCTCGAGATTAGAAGGATACTTTGGCCCTTTTCTGCTCTTCGACTCTATCGCGTGTCTACAAGATTTGGATGTATATACTTAATTTTTTTTTGGATGTATCGTGCGCAAAAATCCTGCAAGCCGATGGAAGTAAAAGAACAGATATGTTTGGTCCATGTGACCAAGCCGATGGAAGTAAAAGAACCCGGCTG
It contains:
- the LOC119337917 gene encoding fatty-acid-binding protein 2-like yields the protein MKHNRLIFANIGHAGGYMYQYPPEFPMSHDLGLSLVTHLGRLLGSSLQHRREICFSGNVKAQEAFICLRKFARAFFFWFSRAYDPKSPHGFSHIKRVTSGVQNLVGSQFASLKEGHAVQLLLARLAQATVGRMWNDIEQQHASNLLTMAGFAAIVPPFENISPKMLAELMVFGNVDGYINMPADQSCLDGKRLSCSSVAVPTTIFQEDAVEPKTGIKFPAFLEDDSCPATTVLVGVGFKGMKIMRVKNLNLYAFGLYMQPNTICEKLGPKYASVPTTNLKDDPDFYNDLLRENLHIRLRLVVNYKGLSIGAVRDVFEKSLGLRLRKINPNTDYHCLKTFASYFTKDIPIPAGTKIDFCQTSDGQLITEIDGRQISAVESKDLCRAFFDMYIGDSPVSLEAKREVARNVAGLMGRCGG